A single Vespula vulgaris chromosome 3, iyVesVulg1.1, whole genome shotgun sequence DNA region contains:
- the LOC127062464 gene encoding tyramine receptor 1-like isoform X1, translated as MANQTTDYHGDVYQWNRTVPTDERDTQTEYYLANWTDLVLAALFCMLIVVTIVGNTLVIAAVITTRRLRSVTNCFVSSLAAADLLVGLAVMPPAVLLQLNGGSWELGEILCDSWVSLDILLCTASILSLCAISIDRYLAVTQPLVYSRRRRSKRLAGLMIVAVWILAGAITSPPLLGCFPRATNRDSKKCSYNMDSSYVIFSACGSFFLPMLVMLYVYGRISCVIASRHRNLETGDSEKTRRRTRNAPIERTKSMKIRRAECTMDSDTCERTSIEGETTSSCKKVGTIRGHQQSCINRVARETKTAGTLAVVVGGFVACWLPFFILYLATPFVPMEPPDILMPALTWLGTDNHTLDKFSDKSIHLCILLGRLQVSILAVNMSEVLQKSNDFKSYRTESTNPCDMEEECIENVKINLIDLEND; from the exons ATGGCAAATCAAACGACTGATTACCATGGGGACGTTTATCAATGGAATCGAACAGTACCGACGGACGAACGCGATACGCAAACGGAATATTATCTAGCCAATTGGACCGATCTCGTGCTGGCTGCTCTGTTCTGCATGCTGATCGTCGTCACTATA GTCGGCAATACACTGGTGATAGCAGCGGTAATTACGACGAGACGACTAAGGTCCGTTACTAATTGTTTCGTATCCAGTTTGGCCGCCGCGGATTTATTGGTCGGTTTGGCTGTAATGCCACCGGCTGTACTGCTACAG TTGAACGGCGGAAGCTGGGAACTCGGTGAAATCCTGTGCGACTCTTGGGTGTCCTTGGACATTCTTCTCTGCACAGCTAGTATTCTATCGTTGTGTGCGATATCTATAGACAG GTACCTCGCGGTGACTCAACCATTAGTCTACAGCCGAAGACGGAGAAGTAAGAGATTGGCTGGTTTAATGATCGTAGCTGTCTGGATACTAGCAGGTGCGATTACGAGCCCTCCTCTTCTTGGCTGTTTCCCACGAGCAACTAATCGCGATAGCAAAAAGTGTTCCTACAACATGGACTCTTCCTACGTCATATTCTCCGCCTGCGGGTCCTTCTTCTTACCGATGTTAGTCATGCTTTACGTTTACGGAAGGATCTCCTGCGTTATAGCTAGTCGACACAGAAACTTGGAGACCGGTGACTCTGAGAAAACTCGTCGACGAACTCGAAATGCACCG ATCGAACGTACAAAGAGCATGAAGATTCGTCGTGCGGAGTGTACGATGGATAGTGATACTTGCGAAAGAACGTCGATAGAGGGTGAAACTACGAGCAGTTGCAAGAAAGTGGGTACAATTCGAGGTCATCAGCAGAGCTGTATCAACAGGGTAGCAAGGGAAACGAAAACCGCTGGCACATTGGCAGTAGTAGTGGGCGGTTTCGTGGCTTGCTGGTTACCATTCTTCATTCTCTATCTTGCCACTCCGTTCGTCCCGATGGAACCACCAGATATCCTGATGCCGGCATTAACGTGGCTAGGTACCGACAATCATAC gTTGGATAAATTCAGCGATAAATCCATTCATCTATGCATTTTACTCGGCCGACTTCAGGTTAGCATTTTGGCGGTTAACATGTCGGAAGTGCTTCAAAAGTCAAACGACTTTAAATCATACCGAACGGAAAGTACCAACCCCTGCGACATGGAGGAAGAGTGCATCGAGAACGTGAAGATCAATCTCATTGATCTTGAAAATGATTGA
- the LOC127062464 gene encoding tyramine receptor 1-like isoform X2, giving the protein MANQTTDYHGDVYQWNRTVPTDERDTQTEYYLANWTDLVLAALFCMLIVVTIVGNTLVIAAVITTRRLRSVTNCFVSSLAAADLLVGLAVMPPAVLLQLNGGSWELGEILCDSWVSLDILLCTASILSLCAISIDRYLAVTQPLVYSRRRRSKRLAGLMIVAVWILAGAITSPPLLGCFPRATNRDSKKCSYNMDSSYVIFSACGSFFLPMLVMLYVYGRISCVIASRHRNLETGDSEKTRRRTRNAPIERTKSMKIRRAECTMDSDTCERTSIEGETTSSCKKVGTIRGHQQSCINRVARETKTAGTLAVVVGGFVACWLPFFILYLATPFVPMEPPDILMPALTWLGWINSAINPFIYAFYSADFRLAFWRLTCRKCFKSQTTLNHTERKVPTPATWRKSASRT; this is encoded by the exons ATGGCAAATCAAACGACTGATTACCATGGGGACGTTTATCAATGGAATCGAACAGTACCGACGGACGAACGCGATACGCAAACGGAATATTATCTAGCCAATTGGACCGATCTCGTGCTGGCTGCTCTGTTCTGCATGCTGATCGTCGTCACTATA GTCGGCAATACACTGGTGATAGCAGCGGTAATTACGACGAGACGACTAAGGTCCGTTACTAATTGTTTCGTATCCAGTTTGGCCGCCGCGGATTTATTGGTCGGTTTGGCTGTAATGCCACCGGCTGTACTGCTACAG TTGAACGGCGGAAGCTGGGAACTCGGTGAAATCCTGTGCGACTCTTGGGTGTCCTTGGACATTCTTCTCTGCACAGCTAGTATTCTATCGTTGTGTGCGATATCTATAGACAG GTACCTCGCGGTGACTCAACCATTAGTCTACAGCCGAAGACGGAGAAGTAAGAGATTGGCTGGTTTAATGATCGTAGCTGTCTGGATACTAGCAGGTGCGATTACGAGCCCTCCTCTTCTTGGCTGTTTCCCACGAGCAACTAATCGCGATAGCAAAAAGTGTTCCTACAACATGGACTCTTCCTACGTCATATTCTCCGCCTGCGGGTCCTTCTTCTTACCGATGTTAGTCATGCTTTACGTTTACGGAAGGATCTCCTGCGTTATAGCTAGTCGACACAGAAACTTGGAGACCGGTGACTCTGAGAAAACTCGTCGACGAACTCGAAATGCACCG ATCGAACGTACAAAGAGCATGAAGATTCGTCGTGCGGAGTGTACGATGGATAGTGATACTTGCGAAAGAACGTCGATAGAGGGTGAAACTACGAGCAGTTGCAAGAAAGTGGGTACAATTCGAGGTCATCAGCAGAGCTGTATCAACAGGGTAGCAAGGGAAACGAAAACCGCTGGCACATTGGCAGTAGTAGTGGGCGGTTTCGTGGCTTGCTGGTTACCATTCTTCATTCTCTATCTTGCCACTCCGTTCGTCCCGATGGAACCACCAGATATCCTGATGCCGGCATTAACGTGGCTAG gTTGGATAAATTCAGCGATAAATCCATTCATCTATGCATTTTACTCGGCCGACTTCAGGTTAGCATTTTGGCGGTTAACATGTCGGAAGTGCTTCAAAAGTCAAACGACTTTAAATCATACCGAACGGAAAGTACCAACCCCTGCGACATGGAGGAAGAGTGCATCGAGAACGTGA